The Edaphobacter sp. 12200R-103 genome contains a region encoding:
- a CDS encoding LutB/LldF family L-lactate oxidation iron-sulfur protein, whose amino-acid sequence MSTTNSVLDPKTSPSFPIAAKVTLGDTQLRKNVRHATEVIQNKRARVVGEMPDWQQLRESGKQIREHAMANLDYYLEEFERNCTRAGGVVHWARDGEEAKRIVTELVKTHASPQNPEVIKIKSMTTEEIHLNLALEAAGIKAYETDLAELIIQLGHDQPSHIVVPALHKNRQQIREIFQREMNLPELGEKPQDLADAARRFLREKFLRVNTAVSGANFLIAETGGVCIVESEGNGRMCLTLPETLITVAGIDKILPRYQDLEVVLQLLPRSATGERMNPYNSLWTGVRPGDGPKNFHVVLMDNARTAVLADGEGRQTLNCIRCAACQNACPVYRQTGGHAYGSVYAGPIGAILTPQLQQLHHAQTLPYASSLCGACYEVCPVKINIPEVLIHLRNKVVKQNGPLNPEALAMKAAGAIFKSERRFRAAQRLGRIAETPLVGKDGWIGWLPGMLGGWTQVRDLREMPKETFREWWEKRGKRGN is encoded by the coding sequence GTGAGTACAACGAACTCGGTACTCGATCCCAAGACATCACCGTCCTTTCCTATAGCGGCAAAAGTCACGCTGGGAGACACCCAGCTGCGCAAGAATGTTCGCCACGCCACCGAGGTTATCCAGAACAAGCGCGCCCGCGTCGTCGGCGAGATGCCTGACTGGCAGCAGCTTCGTGAGAGCGGCAAGCAGATTCGCGAACACGCCATGGCGAATCTTGACTACTACCTTGAGGAGTTCGAGCGGAACTGCACCCGGGCCGGAGGTGTGGTTCACTGGGCCAGGGATGGGGAAGAGGCCAAGCGCATCGTCACTGAGCTGGTAAAGACGCATGCTTCGCCGCAGAACCCCGAGGTCATCAAGATCAAGTCGATGACGACCGAGGAGATCCACCTCAATCTCGCGCTGGAGGCCGCAGGCATCAAGGCGTACGAGACCGATCTCGCGGAGTTGATCATCCAGCTTGGTCACGATCAGCCGTCGCACATCGTTGTTCCAGCGCTGCACAAGAATCGTCAGCAGATTCGCGAGATCTTCCAGCGCGAGATGAACCTTCCTGAGCTGGGAGAGAAGCCGCAGGACCTGGCGGACGCTGCCCGGCGGTTTCTGCGCGAGAAGTTCCTACGGGTCAACACTGCCGTCAGCGGAGCCAACTTCCTGATCGCCGAGACCGGCGGGGTCTGCATCGTTGAAAGCGAAGGCAACGGACGGATGTGCCTCACGCTGCCGGAGACGCTGATTACGGTCGCCGGGATCGATAAAATTCTTCCGCGCTATCAGGATCTTGAGGTCGTACTGCAGCTGCTGCCTCGCTCCGCCACGGGCGAGCGCATGAATCCTTACAACTCCCTCTGGACCGGGGTGCGCCCCGGGGATGGCCCGAAGAACTTTCACGTCGTTCTGATGGATAACGCCCGCACGGCTGTTCTGGCCGATGGAGAAGGCCGCCAGACGCTAAACTGCATCCGCTGTGCCGCCTGCCAGAACGCCTGCCCGGTCTATCGGCAGACGGGCGGCCATGCGTACGGCTCGGTCTATGCCGGGCCGATCGGAGCCATCCTGACGCCGCAGCTGCAGCAACTGCACCATGCGCAGACGCTGCCCTATGCATCGTCGCTTTGCGGAGCGTGCTACGAGGTCTGCCCGGTCAAGATCAACATCCCTGAGGTACTGATTCACCTGCGCAACAAGGTGGTGAAGCAGAATGGGCCACTGAATCCGGAGGCGCTGGCCATGAAGGCAGCGGGTGCAATCTTCAAGTCTGAGCGGAGATTCCGAGCGGCGCAACGACTTGGCAGGATCGCCGAAACTCCGCTGGTGGGTAAGGACGGCTGGATCGGATGGCTGCCGGGCATGCTGGGCGGCTGGACCCAGGTGCGCGACCTGCGCGAGATGCCGAAGGAGACCTTCCGTGAGTGGTGGGAGAAGAGGGGGAAGCGTGGCAACTGA